CTGCAAGGTTTGAAAGAACCGCGCATCGTCGCTCGCTCGTGAAAATGTCCTTTGATTTTGTAGTTAATGGTTGTTGATTCGAGTTTTCGTTGTGGAGTGGTCGATGTTACTTAAGGTATCATTGTGTGGTGTATTCGTTGAAACgctgtaataatttatatggtGATTTTAAGGTGTAAACAGACGTAAATGAAGCTGAATATCGATGAAGCGATTTGTACGACTCAAGATGGCGGCACCGAACTTGACGGCGTTTCGCGCGGTAAGACGAAATCAGTGGATTTGACATCGGAGTGGTTGTTTTGAAAATTGCGAGTACATTTCCTGTAAATTGAAAGGATTCCTTGTCATCAGTTGTACGTATTTGGAGATATGtaagttattaatatatttttaatttgtaagttTGAAAAGAATGCAATGTAGTTATcgtgattatttatttttttcacttgTTAATGATAGTATATGTGAGTACGTATAATGGGATTTCTAGAATACAGAATAAATTCTGATTGgctataaaaatagaattttattcttaataaataatgatcaATGTCATTTCTCAAATTAACAGTTATATAGAACGATCGTAACACATatgttgtatatataatatatacatacattacatttcttataaactagagaatattaaacaaatgaTATGTGAGGAACGTTGGTatcattttttgtaatatatacactatagattgaattaatttcatgatacatataatgcaaacgttttataacatttctacggaaatttatattttaatgtattaatcAAAATGGCGGAGTACGAGTTGAATccacaaattaaatttaacggactttatttttggaaataaatatacaaataatttgataaaatatgggaatttgaataaacatagaaaataacttaataaaattctattataaaatcatgataattacaaataataattcttcgtAAACAAAATTCAACATACGTGGCCGCGATAGTACTCCGCTTTACCAAAAAATTACACGTAAACATTGCATGGGTactataaacatttattacgtCACATAAGTACAGTTGAACACCAAAGGGTTTCTAAATTATTGTTACTGTTATCGTTACGTTATTAATACGTTTACATTAAAGTTTGCCCAAGGCTTTATATGTATactcataaataatttactctCAATTTGCTTACACAAATACATAGTctcttaaatatattttgctcTCTGTACAACATATgtacaagtatatatatgtatatatattagtatatatgtatacatatcaCAATCTTTCGCTCAAAAATACACGTTCATACTTGTTCACTTACAAAACAGAAGAATTCTGAGGCATTATATCGACAATTCGAATAGTTGATGTTACAACACATTCGATCAACATAAAGACTGAATATCTTAAAACATTTGAACTCGCTACGGCATATCCATACAGACAATTGTCAAAATTGCATACAATTGTAACAGTCTGAAATCGAACCGCACAACTTAGTGGAATATAGtagttgaaaattgaaatttttacggtgagaattaattataaaaaagaacgaataaaagatTCCATTACAACGATCGATAATCATAGATCTTACAGAGTCTGCAATATATCTCGTAACGGTATGCGATagtaatgaatattaataactttGATACAACGTTGAAATCGAGTTATATGCAATATTTCTATGCAGAGAGACATTTCTGTTCAAACTATTGCCATTCTTGTTAATAAgttcttttcaaaattttcctaGAAGCTCGTAACCACACTTATTGTCACCTATAGACTAATACAATATTCAACCAAGCAAACCGATTATTATCAAGAAAAGAAAGCAATGGCTCCTTTAGTCACTAATTCATAACACTGTattggaatttcattaaatattaatttatgctTCAAGCAGTAaacagaataaataattatagttttgTACATAATACTTAGAGAGAATGTTATACAACAACTATGACCTTGCTTTACTATATGAGGAATCGATAGTTTGCTTTTCGAGGTTCAGATCAACAAATCCATCCTACAATTTGctatctctttttctccttccttttttcaagTAAAACTACGTTTCTTACAATCTTATAACATCATGGATTTTGTTTTGGATCAGAGAAACATATTATCTCTAGTTAgatttataacttatataataaacatattgtACTACCTGCATTCAGTctttattgataaattaattaaaagtcaTGGAAATCAACGTGTAAGttttatcgttaaattaaCTAGGAACTACAAAtaggataaaaatattttaatcgacgTGGGTcccaattttataataatttgctTTTCTGTATATggtttcattttgaaataatcATTAACAGCTTTTAGCATTCATTTCTTTAACTGTAGTATTAGACAGCAACATCAATTTTGTAACAGTTTGCTGCATTGGGAAGCTAACAAAGAACTGCTTGTAGAAAGTATAGGATTCTGAGAATATTATAGATGCAAGTATTTATAACTGACAAATCTAATTTGTAACACATAGagaatgcataaaaatctgaatACTCAGATAAACCCTGATATCTCGTGagtcaaattgaaattttttttttttcattagtCAAACAGTTTTAATTCCGTTTAAGAACATCGTACTCTTTAGAACATGAGTCAATAAACCGTTTATCTTTAGCTTGAGCTTTGTGACTGATATTAATTGTCAACGATTTGTCATGGCAGTATAGAAATGGCAGCTTATTTAGTGAGACAAAACTCATCCTGAATAGCTGAAAGTCAGATAAGACATCCGCTGGTCTAAAGTTGAGATTCTTTCCATAGAATTTCCTCCATGGTATAGATATTCACACCTGGACGAAGCAATATGTTGCAGACAATATTTCATAGTCGTTTCGTAAATCTTTTCATAGTAATTCCCAAacgaattttttcttctagTGAACTGTTATCAATTCCCACAATCGCCTTGTTTATGGTTTCAATCCCCTGAACTCGACGCTTTACCACCTTCAAGCGTCTGTTCGTACAGACAAAGTGCACGATGAACGAATTCGTACTGTTCTGCCGTCTGAATCATACCGCCTCTGTCATATCTAAAAAaagatgtaatttttaaatattcaaatctaGCAACATATAATTTAACTCGCAATTAAATTGCAGGATTtcagtttaattaaaagaaaatatcttgtACCTCATTTGACATAAAATACCCAACACGTCAACATTTCCATCTCTTAATAGCTGTATCATTCCCGTGGCTAAAGCTATGAAACAACCAGTTCGTCCAATTCCTGCACTGCAGTGAACAATAACCGGACCTggtaaagaatttatttctgcAGCTAAACTAACAAGGGTATCCGCAGCTTGAGGAACGGCATGGTCCGGCCATGAATCATACCTATAATTGTTTGTTAGTATTACATTAAGAGTTTTAATGGAACCACTCGAAATAACCAAAACATAACAAATTTAATCTAATTACCAATAATGCTGCACGTGTCTTCTGTCTCCTTCGTATCGAAGTTCTAAATCTCTGATTATGTAGCCTTCTCTCGTATCGATAGAGTTAACGATAATGGTAAACGGTCCACTTTGTATGCGATTATTTTTGTCTAGCGGAAAGTATGCTTCGCATTTTGTTTTCGCGGCTTCGTATAGCTTCGTCATCATAACTATCGCGGGTACTTTTTCTGCCCAGACCATTCTCCAGAAATCACCCACAGTGTGAGGTAATGGTCCCTGCGTTGCAATATAGCGAACATCTTCTCCATCATAACcctgttaaattaaaatcgataaacttaaattgaaattttgtatatttaaataacttcAATTTTTGTGTATTCCATTTAGTCTTGAACGTACGTACCCGAATATAATTGGCGTTAATATAACTAGAAAGAGGATCATCAGCAGAACCTGGTAAAATCACCCTCGACTGTGGATTTGGTAATACAGAACAATATCTATTCTTCACCCCAGATCCACAAATATCTAATTTCTCAGGCAAGTTGAGAGGAACCTCCCAAAACTCTTTGTGCAACGATGCTGGATCACTGATTGCTTTTTTAAGTTGAGCTCTTGATAGAACGTTTCCGGcacttaataaaaattcctccGCGGTACATTCGCGGGTAGGCGTGACAATGTGTGGTGGACTTTCCGGAGGAGGTGCCAATTCTATAGTCAAACTTGCGCTTGATCCACGTCGTTCCAATAATCCTTTAGCTTTTATACATATTGGTTCCGGTCTGCGTTCTGGTATTGCCACCGACATTACCTAAGGATAGAAGAATTCGTCAATATTGTAGTTATTACTTGACGACTATCTATCTACATTATTCTAAATAATGGAACATGCCTCTGGTAAACCAGTAGCTTGTGTGACTGATTGGACAGTCTGAACAGATTGAATGGATGGTTTTGCTGCAGGTTGATGAACCCATTCAATCGATCCTTTTGCAGGCTTGATAGGCTTTTCTGGGTGACCTACAGCACCTTCCTCTACCAAACCTCTCCTGTCACCATCCTCTGTATCTTTTTCACGCGACATTTGTTTCCGCAGCCATAACAAAAcctgaaagaaaaatgaaattagacATAAATATCTTGCCCAATCGTATGCAATGGGTGATGTAGAATTAAAATCTTACCAGGAATGTAAAGAGAATCGCGCCACCGATGGCGCAAAGTGCTACGTACAGAGGCCAGTCTGGCCATGATAAATTTGCAGTGGAGCGTACCTCCTGACCTGTACGGGTACTAAGTTGAGCTGCTTGTAAATCCATTCCAGCATCATCCAGTCCTGTTATGGACTGTGGTATTCTATATATCAAAAATTGATATCTTAGACtgatatcaaatttattgctatgtaagttaataatatttattaatatatagtcAATAATAGGCAGACAGTTTTTTGATTATGTACCTATGATGAGACCTAGCAGACATTCCCTCCGTAGATGGCAATAAAGGAATAGGCAGCACAGTATCTGCGTGCCACCTTTGTCCAGTaattaagtaaaatttctCCAAGGGGTCTGATCTGTCATCGTTGCTAGAGATGTCGTAATAATTTGCATCATTTACATAATGGTTAGTCAGAGGAGTACTCGTACTTCCTGCAACAAAAGTTTTAATTCATTGGATTCAAATAGTTTTCAAAAATCCAGTAtcacaatatattatattgctaTTTTACGTTGTATCATACTATGGAGATAGTTAAGATCAATgattaat
This Bombus pascuorum chromosome 1, iyBomPasc1.1, whole genome shotgun sequence DNA region includes the following protein-coding sequences:
- the LOC132910923 gene encoding tyrosine-protein phosphatase non-receptor type 5-like isoform X1; amino-acid sequence: MSSTVRTRSLRRRDRLLSVNDINMAVYMSTQPLLSNRGSHVILNRTVFLFYVCLFLTRGSTSTPLTNHYVNDANYYDISSNDDRSDPLEKFYLITGQRWHADTVLPIPLLPSTEGMSARSHHRYQFLIYRIPQSITGLDDAGMDLQAAQLSTRTGQEVRSTANLSWPDWPLYVALCAIGGAILFTFLVLLWLRKQMSREKDTEDGDRRGLVEEGAVGHPEKPIKPAKGSIEWVHQPAAKPSIQSVQTVQSVTQATGLPEVMSVAIPERRPEPICIKAKGLLERRGSSASLTIELAPPPESPPHIVTPTRECTAEEFLLSAGNVLSRAQLKKAISDPASLHKEFWEVPLNLPEKLDICGSGVKNRYCSVLPNPQSRVILPGSADDPLSSYINANYIRGYDGEDVRYIATQGPLPHTVGDFWRMVWAEKVPAIVMMTKLYEAAKTKCEAYFPLDKNNRIQSGPFTIIVNSIDTREGYIIRDLELRYEGDRRHVQHYWYDSWPDHAVPQAADTLVSLAAEINSLPGPVIVHCSAGIGRTGCFIALATGMIQLLRDGNVDVLGILCQMRYDRGGMIQTAEQYEFVHRALCLYEQTLEGGKASSSGD
- the LOC132910923 gene encoding tyrosine-protein phosphatase non-receptor type 5-like isoform X3, whose product is MEKYNIDANMRQCFDRVFIHGSTSTPLTNHYVNDANYYDISSNDDRSDPLEKFYLITGQRWHADTVLPIPLLPSTEGMSARSHHRYQFLIYRIPQSITGLDDAGMDLQAAQLSTRTGQEVRSTANLSWPDWPLYVALCAIGGAILFTFLVLLWLRKQMSREKDTEDGDRRGLVEEGAVGHPEKPIKPAKGSIEWVHQPAAKPSIQSVQTVQSVTQATGLPEVMSVAIPERRPEPICIKAKGLLERRGSSASLTIELAPPPESPPHIVTPTRECTAEEFLLSAGNVLSRAQLKKAISDPASLHKEFWEVPLNLPEKLDICGSGVKNRYCSVLPNPQSRVILPGSADDPLSSYINANYIRGYDGEDVRYIATQGPLPHTVGDFWRMVWAEKVPAIVMMTKLYEAAKTKCEAYFPLDKNNRIQSGPFTIIVNSIDTREGYIIRDLELRYEGDRRHVQHYWYDSWPDHAVPQAADTLVSLAAEINSLPGPVIVHCSAGIGRTGCFIALATGMIQLLRDGNVDVLGILCQMRYDRGGMIQTAEQYEFVHRALCLYEQTLEGGKASSSGD
- the LOC132910923 gene encoding tyrosine-protein phosphatase non-receptor type 5-like isoform X2, which produces MSSTVRTRSLRRRDRLLSVNDINMAVYMSTQPLLSNRGSHVILNRTVFLFYVCLFLTRGSTSTPLTNHYVNDANYYDISSNDDRSDPLEKFYLITGQRWHADTVLPIPLLPSTEGMSARSHHRIPQSITGLDDAGMDLQAAQLSTRTGQEVRSTANLSWPDWPLYVALCAIGGAILFTFLVLLWLRKQMSREKDTEDGDRRGLVEEGAVGHPEKPIKPAKGSIEWVHQPAAKPSIQSVQTVQSVTQATGLPEVMSVAIPERRPEPICIKAKGLLERRGSSASLTIELAPPPESPPHIVTPTRECTAEEFLLSAGNVLSRAQLKKAISDPASLHKEFWEVPLNLPEKLDICGSGVKNRYCSVLPNPQSRVILPGSADDPLSSYINANYIRGYDGEDVRYIATQGPLPHTVGDFWRMVWAEKVPAIVMMTKLYEAAKTKCEAYFPLDKNNRIQSGPFTIIVNSIDTREGYIIRDLELRYEGDRRHVQHYWYDSWPDHAVPQAADTLVSLAAEINSLPGPVIVHCSAGIGRTGCFIALATGMIQLLRDGNVDVLGILCQMRYDRGGMIQTAEQYEFVHRALCLYEQTLEGGKASSSGD
- the LOC132910923 gene encoding tyrosine-protein phosphatase non-receptor type 5-like isoform X4, which encodes MSARSHHRYQFLIYRIPQSITGLDDAGMDLQAAQLSTRTGQEVRSTANLSWPDWPLYVALCAIGGAILFTFLVLLWLRKQMSREKDTEDGDRRGLVEEGAVGHPEKPIKPAKGSIEWVHQPAAKPSIQSVQTVQSVTQATGLPEVMSVAIPERRPEPICIKAKGLLERRGSSASLTIELAPPPESPPHIVTPTRECTAEEFLLSAGNVLSRAQLKKAISDPASLHKEFWEVPLNLPEKLDICGSGVKNRYCSVLPNPQSRVILPGSADDPLSSYINANYIRGYDGEDVRYIATQGPLPHTVGDFWRMVWAEKVPAIVMMTKLYEAAKTKCEAYFPLDKNNRIQSGPFTIIVNSIDTREGYIIRDLELRYEGDRRHVQHYWYDSWPDHAVPQAADTLVSLAAEINSLPGPVIVHCSAGIGRTGCFIALATGMIQLLRDGNVDVLGILCQMRYDRGGMIQTAEQYEFVHRALCLYEQTLEGGKASSSGD